A single Marinobacter sp. es.042 DNA region contains:
- a CDS encoding glycerophosphodiester phosphodiesterase family protein, translating into MTLRILSGLVLCSVLSLAQAATVEELSRQSIALAPEQSEPSVHLGPRPFWLVGAMDDSPLKESLQACNTTTVEKTDFSIGHRGAPLQFPEHTRESYIAAARMGAGILECDVAFTRDRELVCRHAQDDLHTTTNIVAVPALNAKCTQPFVPADPATGTPAQAECRTSDITLAEFKSLEGKMDAHNPMATTPEEYLAGTADWRTDLYSSRGTLMTHQESIELFRALGAKFTPELKSPVVAMPFEGDYSQQDYARQMIQDYIDAGVQPEDVWPQSFNLKDVLFWVDEMPEFGRQAVFLDQSESTLVNASATYMTYLKSRGVNILAPALWKLLTLDSQKQIVPSRYAENAREAGLDLIAWTVERSGPLEKGGGWYYQTVTDAINNDGDVLTVIDVLAREVGVIGVFSDWPATTTFYANCMGWSKH; encoded by the coding sequence ATGACGTTACGGATCCTTTCGGGGCTGGTGCTGTGCTCGGTGCTTTCCCTGGCACAAGCGGCGACCGTTGAAGAGCTCTCCCGGCAATCAATTGCGCTGGCGCCTGAACAGTCGGAGCCCTCGGTCCATCTGGGACCACGGCCTTTCTGGCTGGTTGGTGCAATGGACGACAGTCCGCTCAAAGAGAGTCTGCAAGCCTGCAATACCACCACTGTCGAAAAAACGGATTTCTCCATCGGCCATCGTGGCGCGCCCCTGCAGTTTCCCGAACATACCCGTGAATCCTATATTGCGGCAGCGCGCATGGGCGCGGGTATTCTGGAGTGTGATGTCGCCTTCACCAGGGATCGGGAACTGGTTTGCCGACATGCCCAGGACGACCTTCATACCACCACCAATATCGTTGCCGTTCCGGCCCTGAACGCCAAGTGTACCCAGCCATTTGTACCCGCCGATCCTGCCACGGGCACGCCGGCACAGGCCGAATGTCGCACCAGCGATATCACTCTGGCCGAGTTCAAGTCACTGGAGGGCAAGATGGATGCCCACAACCCCATGGCGACCACGCCGGAGGAATACCTGGCTGGTACCGCAGACTGGCGCACTGATCTCTACTCCAGCCGGGGCACCTTGATGACTCATCAGGAGAGCATCGAGTTGTTCAGGGCTCTGGGCGCGAAGTTCACTCCGGAATTGAAATCACCGGTGGTTGCTATGCCCTTTGAGGGGGATTACAGCCAGCAAGACTATGCCCGCCAGATGATCCAAGATTACATCGATGCCGGTGTGCAGCCGGAAGACGTCTGGCCCCAGTCCTTCAATTTGAAGGACGTTCTTTTCTGGGTAGATGAGATGCCGGAATTTGGTCGGCAAGCAGTCTTCCTCGACCAGTCTGAGTCGACCCTTGTGAACGCGTCCGCAACCTATATGACTTACCTTAAAAGCAGGGGTGTGAACATTCTGGCGCCGGCGCTCTGGAAGCTGCTGACTCTGGACAGCCAGAAGCAAATCGTTCCGTCCCGGTACGCGGAGAATGCGCGCGAAGCCGGCCTGGACCTGATTGCCTGGACCGTTGAGCGCAGCGGTCCGCTGGAAAAGGGCGGCGGCTGGTACTACCAGACGGTGACCGATGCCATTAACAACGACGGCGACGTGCTCACCGTGATTGATGTTCTGGCCCGTGAGGTAGGTGTGATTGGGGTTTTCTCGGATTGGCCGGCGACAACGACCTTCTATGCCAATTGTATGGGATGGTCTAAGCATTGA
- a CDS encoding type IV toxin-antitoxin system AbiEi family antitoxin codes for MKPSINEREFLSQAIRAFHQETGLDLHPTVESEVMPYSDGFILELGDTGIQYSVELKRWAQQANIGTIVAQLRRMPPPALLVADYVNPNMADRLREAGAQFIDAAGNAYLNEKTFFIFVKGNRKTPVHASARKTSRAFNSSGLKLIFRFLIDPHLVGETYRKMAEVSGVSLGAIGWVLNDLKDKGYVREHGKKGARSLENPMGLLDRWAESYPEKLLPELDMGLFQATSAMPWKKIRPELLDGCWGGEVAVSRLGNYLSPAQGTIYLPREKLKSLVMEYRLRKSPGNSPNTSETLQINEKFWLDDSLNVNQTSGIAPDILVYADLLMTGDSRNLEAAERLYAQIKDRFQEY; via the coding sequence ATGAAACCATCAATCAACGAGCGCGAATTTCTAAGCCAGGCAATCCGCGCGTTCCATCAAGAGACAGGTTTAGACTTACACCCTACTGTCGAGAGTGAAGTGATGCCCTACTCTGATGGCTTCATTCTTGAACTGGGCGATACGGGCATCCAGTACAGCGTTGAGCTGAAGCGCTGGGCGCAGCAGGCGAATATAGGCACTATTGTCGCTCAGCTACGGCGAATGCCGCCGCCCGCATTGCTGGTCGCTGATTACGTAAACCCGAATATGGCAGACCGCCTTCGAGAAGCCGGCGCACAGTTCATTGACGCCGCCGGCAATGCTTATCTGAACGAAAAGACATTCTTCATCTTCGTAAAAGGTAATCGCAAAACGCCGGTTCATGCATCAGCAAGGAAAACCTCCCGAGCCTTTAATTCATCTGGTTTAAAGCTGATTTTCAGATTTCTAATAGACCCTCATCTGGTCGGTGAAACTTATCGAAAAATGGCAGAAGTCAGCGGTGTTTCCCTCGGAGCCATCGGCTGGGTTCTGAATGACCTGAAAGACAAGGGCTATGTCCGAGAACATGGAAAGAAGGGCGCAAGGTCACTTGAGAACCCTATGGGGTTGCTTGATCGCTGGGCCGAGTCCTACCCGGAAAAACTGCTACCCGAGTTGGACATGGGACTATTTCAGGCAACCTCTGCGATGCCGTGGAAGAAAATCCGGCCGGAGCTTCTGGATGGGTGTTGGGGCGGGGAAGTTGCCGTCTCCCGGCTGGGCAACTATCTGTCGCCTGCCCAGGGGACTATTTATCTGCCCCGAGAAAAGCTGAAAAGCTTGGTGATGGAATATAGGCTTCGTAAAAGCCCGGGCAACTCACCCAATACGTCCGAGACATTGCAGATCAACGAGAAATTCTGGCTCGATGATTCACTCAACGTAAACCAAACTTCTGGGATTGCCCCAGATATTCTTGTCTATGCTGACCTCCTGATGACCGGCGACTCGCGTAACCTGGAAGCAGCGGAGCGGCTTTATGCCCAGATTAAAGATCGATTCCAAGAATATTGA
- a CDS encoding nucleotidyl transferase AbiEii/AbiGii toxin family protein, with protein MPFIIVGASARDLVMHHAYGAPIQRATMDIDLAVQVPNWTDFERIRDSLIGKGYTKTDLPHRLHGLNGAPIDILPFGAVESDNSVIQWPPSGEVQMSVVGFQDALDNADWLTIATEPEPEPEPEPELELPVASPQGLALLKLVAWSERDAQTRRKDAADIAYLASNYENIPGQMDRLFEQHESILEAYGWDTRLAGAQLLGKETAQIASESTMKFLRRLLSKDLIANLTSDSGNTCGDFTEEIVSTFIGGLFGSEVTNVQN; from the coding sequence GTGCCGTTCATCATTGTCGGCGCCTCCGCCCGTGATCTGGTAATGCATCACGCCTATGGAGCACCCATTCAACGGGCAACAATGGATATCGATCTTGCCGTTCAGGTCCCGAATTGGACTGATTTTGAACGCATCCGCGATAGTTTGATTGGCAAAGGTTATACCAAAACCGATCTCCCTCATCGTTTGCACGGCCTGAACGGGGCACCCATCGACATTCTTCCTTTTGGAGCTGTTGAAAGTGACAATTCAGTTATTCAATGGCCGCCTTCTGGCGAAGTGCAAATGAGCGTGGTCGGTTTTCAGGATGCCCTGGATAACGCGGACTGGTTGACGATAGCAACAGAGCCAGAGCCAGAGCCAGAGCCAGAGCCAGAGCTGGAGTTGCCTGTTGCCAGTCCTCAGGGATTGGCCCTTCTGAAACTGGTGGCCTGGTCCGAAAGAGATGCGCAAACAAGACGCAAAGACGCAGCCGATATCGCTTATCTGGCATCCAACTATGAAAATATTCCTGGCCAGATGGACCGGCTTTTCGAACAGCATGAAAGCATCCTCGAAGCCTACGGCTGGGACACGAGACTTGCGGGCGCTCAGTTGCTCGGCAAGGAAACGGCACAGATTGCCAGCGAATCAACGATGAAATTCCTGCGACGCTTGCTCAGTAAGGATCTGATTGCCAACCTGACAAGTGATTCGGGCAACACGTGCGGCGATTTCACCGAAGAAATTGTGTCAACGTTTATTGGTGGACTTTTTGGCTCAGAAGTAACAAATGTACAAAATTGA
- a CDS encoding outer membrane beta-barrel protein yields MKSAIRFTSAALFTASFVTAPVAFAQSNVERDQSGPYVSGSYGGYKSHGGEFEDENDLLGAAVGYQFNPFFALEAEYIDFGNFGEDDVEGKLKGFGLSAVGRLPLTDSFGVYGKAGAFASAFDVDAFNESETYDEVSPFVGAGVDFRVTPSLTAFAEYNRYNVDIDKEDFNGQVTNSGPEFDTGRVGLKYQF; encoded by the coding sequence ATGAAATCCGCAATCCGTTTTACCAGCGCCGCACTGTTCACAGCCTCGTTTGTTACTGCGCCCGTCGCTTTTGCTCAGAGCAACGTGGAGAGGGACCAGTCAGGCCCGTATGTCAGCGGCAGCTACGGTGGCTACAAATCACACGGCGGCGAGTTCGAGGACGAAAACGATCTGCTTGGCGCCGCTGTCGGCTACCAGTTCAATCCGTTTTTTGCCCTGGAGGCCGAATACATTGATTTCGGCAACTTTGGCGAGGACGACGTTGAAGGCAAGCTGAAAGGCTTTGGCCTGAGCGCTGTTGGCCGTCTGCCTCTGACCGACAGCTTCGGCGTCTATGGTAAGGCCGGCGCGTTTGCGTCTGCGTTCGATGTTGATGCATTCAACGAAAGTGAAACCTACGATGAAGTATCGCCCTTTGTCGGTGCCGGTGTGGATTTCCGGGTAACGCCCTCTCTGACGGCATTCGCGGAATACAATCGCTACAACGTCGACATTGATAAAGAGGACTTTAACGGCCAGGTAACCAACAGCGGTCCGGAGTTTGATACCGGTCGGGTCGGCCTGAAATATCAGTTCTGA
- the cysK gene encoding cysteine synthase A, with protein sequence MARIYEDNSLSIGNTPLVRLNRVNDGATIWAKIEGRNPAYSVKCRIGSAMIWDAEKRGTLKAGMTIVEPTSGNTGIALAYVAAARGYKLILTMPASMSLERRKVLKALGAELVLTEPAKGMPGAIAKAEEIFTSDPDNYFLPQQFQNPANPRIHEDTTGPEIWEDTDGEIDIFVAGVGTGGTLTGVSRYIKGTKGKQVATIAVEPTDSPVITQMMNGEDIKPAPHKIQGIGAGFVPKNLDLEMVDQVETVTNEEAMDMAHRLMQEEGILCGISCGAAVAAAVRISKQPEYQGKNIVVVLPDTAERYLSTALFAGQFGEQENVQ encoded by the coding sequence ATGGCTCGCATCTACGAGGACAATTCCCTTTCCATCGGCAACACCCCGCTGGTCAGACTGAACCGCGTGAACGACGGCGCCACGATCTGGGCCAAGATTGAGGGCCGAAACCCGGCCTATTCCGTTAAATGCCGGATCGGCTCTGCCATGATCTGGGATGCCGAGAAGCGCGGCACCCTGAAGGCGGGCATGACCATTGTAGAACCCACCAGCGGCAATACCGGTATCGCCCTGGCCTACGTGGCAGCCGCCCGGGGCTACAAACTGATCCTGACCATGCCCGCCTCCATGAGCCTTGAGCGTCGCAAGGTCTTGAAGGCACTGGGAGCAGAACTGGTGCTGACCGAACCTGCCAAAGGCATGCCGGGCGCCATCGCCAAGGCCGAAGAGATCTTCACGTCAGACCCCGATAACTATTTCCTGCCCCAGCAGTTCCAGAACCCGGCCAACCCCCGAATCCACGAGGACACCACCGGCCCGGAAATCTGGGAAGACACTGATGGCGAAATCGATATCTTCGTGGCGGGCGTGGGCACCGGTGGCACGCTGACCGGCGTTTCCCGCTACATCAAAGGCACCAAGGGCAAACAGGTCGCCACCATTGCCGTCGAGCCTACCGACTCACCGGTGATCACACAGATGATGAACGGCGAAGACATCAAGCCGGCGCCCCACAAGATCCAGGGCATCGGTGCAGGCTTCGTGCCCAAGAATCTGGATCTGGAAATGGTCGATCAGGTGGAGACGGTCACCAACGAAGAGGCCATGGACATGGCCCATCGACTAATGCAGGAAGAGGGCATTCTCTGCGGCATTTCCTGCGGCGCAGCGGTGGCGGCTGCGGTACGCATCAGCAAACAGCCGGAGTACCAGGGCAAGAACATTGTGGTGGTGCTGCCGGATACCGCCGAGCGTTATCTTTCCACCGCGTTATTCGCCGGCCAGTTTGGCGAGCAGGAAAACGTTCAGTAA
- a CDS encoding transporter substrate-binding domain-containing protein, protein MAATVLWALYLLLASSLAMSEQADDTVTVGIVGDNKPFSFDDGPGASGFSVDVLREVARNADLTFQFRAGSWPEIYDAFVRGDLDVIDGISFSDERAGNILFTKPYHLRQTYLMQNTQRPLGDINTLSDLKGLRVGIVRDVYYRDALQAEGVSLTSHDSVHSLIRALAFGWVDVIVGPRLILQYYANQAGFGFLEIAGAAPLGELATEDFRIGVLKTNEDLFQKIAFGLEQIPKERISELLKRWQDLGGNSLVGGTSFSLSPEQRRFIAETGPVRVGLMRDYAPYSFESGTRIHGLTVDILNRISDLTGLQVIPVEGQWVELLPLFRDGEIDVLANMSFRPEREAFTRFTEPYHTIPNVAFTRDPTLRTATLADLKDQRVALGSGIYYEVPVRDALGENARIFTTQEAMFQALSRDEVDVVLAALPNGNFWIRELGIPGVRIAGELVLDEQTGEDLRFGVRPGLAPLADILDEALAAITPEEMHTIESRWLGASVDMEAQETGEVSLNAVELAWLGTHNNQLSYCIDPDWFPLEGLDEEGRHAGLSAEVARLFSKRSPVDFELVATDSWAESIASIKQGKCQIFTMAMQTPERSEFLNFTEPYLEVPTVVLGRIEAPFIERVGDLRGQKIGVVEDYAFAELLQSRYPSLDLVEVPNEQAGLRQLQNNELDGYITTLATASYYMQELGLADLKVIGRIPADWSLSIAVRKDEPVVLGIMQKLVSSLTTQERKDLERQWRNIRLKEPVDYTLIWQLSIAAIVIAFLLVYWNRKLNRLNHDLTEANERLAKLSVTDDLTKLGNRSYFDQEFRKSFQWCQRHHSGFAVAMVDADHFKRINDNYGHEAGDICLQTLAELMRKHFRRETDRLSRFGGEEFVIFASYEDNSEIRNRLESFRKHVEQSCSVCGEHDVHLTISIGLATGIPGPDDSPAEFLRQADQALYQAKQNGRNRLEARSVGS, encoded by the coding sequence GTGGCCGCGACAGTCCTCTGGGCCCTTTACCTTTTGCTCGCATCCTCACTGGCGATGTCCGAACAGGCGGACGACACCGTGACTGTCGGCATCGTGGGCGACAACAAACCCTTCTCGTTCGACGATGGTCCCGGCGCCTCCGGTTTTTCTGTTGATGTGCTTCGCGAGGTCGCCCGAAATGCCGATCTGACCTTCCAGTTTCGCGCTGGCAGTTGGCCCGAGATCTACGATGCATTTGTTCGGGGTGATCTGGATGTCATTGACGGCATCTCGTTCAGTGACGAGCGGGCAGGAAACATCCTGTTCACCAAGCCCTACCACCTCCGCCAGACCTATCTGATGCAAAACACCCAGAGGCCACTGGGAGACATCAATACTCTCTCAGATCTCAAGGGACTTCGGGTAGGCATTGTGCGCGACGTGTACTATCGCGACGCCCTCCAGGCAGAAGGTGTCTCCCTCACAAGCCATGATTCCGTTCACAGCCTCATTCGGGCCCTCGCGTTCGGCTGGGTTGATGTGATTGTAGGCCCCAGGCTCATACTTCAATACTATGCGAACCAGGCCGGATTCGGCTTTCTCGAAATTGCCGGCGCCGCGCCACTCGGGGAACTGGCGACCGAGGATTTTCGCATTGGCGTGCTCAAAACCAATGAAGACCTTTTCCAGAAGATCGCCTTCGGTCTGGAACAGATCCCGAAAGAGCGAATCAGCGAACTGCTCAAGCGTTGGCAGGATCTTGGAGGTAACAGCCTCGTAGGCGGAACCAGTTTTTCCCTGTCGCCAGAACAGCGCCGGTTCATTGCTGAAACGGGCCCTGTTCGCGTTGGCCTGATGCGGGATTACGCACCCTACAGCTTCGAAAGCGGCACACGAATTCACGGCTTGACCGTTGATATTCTGAATCGGATATCGGACCTGACGGGATTACAGGTGATACCGGTTGAGGGGCAATGGGTAGAACTGTTGCCATTATTCCGGGATGGCGAGATCGATGTTTTGGCCAACATGTCTTTCAGACCAGAACGGGAGGCTTTCACTCGTTTTACCGAGCCCTATCACACCATCCCGAACGTCGCTTTTACCCGGGACCCGACCCTGAGAACCGCGACCCTCGCTGATCTCAAAGATCAGCGTGTTGCTCTCGGTTCCGGTATTTACTACGAAGTGCCTGTCAGAGATGCCCTGGGCGAAAATGCCCGAATATTCACGACCCAGGAGGCCATGTTCCAGGCGCTATCCCGAGACGAGGTGGATGTTGTTCTGGCCGCCCTGCCCAATGGCAACTTCTGGATTCGAGAGTTGGGCATTCCGGGTGTCCGGATCGCCGGCGAGCTGGTTCTGGACGAACAGACGGGAGAAGACCTGCGGTTCGGTGTGAGGCCAGGGCTTGCGCCGCTCGCGGACATTCTGGACGAAGCATTGGCAGCAATAACGCCGGAAGAAATGCACACCATCGAGAGCCGGTGGTTGGGCGCCAGTGTTGATATGGAAGCCCAGGAAACTGGCGAGGTTTCTCTGAACGCCGTTGAGCTCGCCTGGCTTGGGACGCATAACAATCAACTCAGCTACTGTATTGATCCGGACTGGTTCCCGTTGGAAGGCCTGGACGAGGAAGGCAGGCATGCCGGATTATCCGCAGAGGTTGCGCGACTATTCTCCAAACGATCGCCCGTGGACTTCGAACTGGTTGCCACGGACAGCTGGGCCGAATCCATTGCCTCGATCAAACAGGGTAAATGTCAGATTTTCACCATGGCGATGCAAACGCCGGAGCGGTCAGAGTTCCTCAACTTTACTGAACCCTATCTTGAAGTGCCCACCGTTGTGCTGGGCCGGATCGAAGCTCCCTTTATAGAGCGCGTGGGCGATCTTCGTGGTCAGAAAATCGGGGTTGTCGAGGACTATGCGTTCGCAGAGCTGCTCCAAAGCCGCTATCCCTCCCTGGACCTGGTCGAAGTTCCCAATGAGCAAGCTGGCCTGAGGCAACTGCAGAACAACGAACTGGATGGCTACATCACCACTCTGGCAACCGCCAGTTACTATATGCAGGAACTCGGCCTCGCTGATTTGAAGGTCATCGGGCGCATTCCGGCAGACTGGTCGCTGTCTATTGCAGTCAGGAAAGACGAGCCTGTTGTTCTGGGCATCATGCAGAAACTGGTATCCAGTCTTACCACCCAGGAACGCAAAGACCTCGAACGGCAGTGGCGCAACATCCGCCTCAAAGAGCCTGTGGATTACACGTTGATCTGGCAACTGTCGATCGCCGCCATCGTGATCGCTTTCCTGCTGGTTTACTGGAATAGAAAGCTGAATCGCCTCAACCATGATCTGACCGAGGCCAACGAGAGGCTCGCGAAACTCAGCGTTACCGACGACCTGACAAAGTTGGGCAACCGGAGCTACTTTGACCAGGAATTCCGAAAGAGCTTCCAGTGGTGCCAGCGCCACCATTCTGGCTTCGCAGTGGCCATGGTGGATGCCGACCACTTCAAAAGGATCAACGACAATTACGGCCATGAAGCGGGCGACATCTGTCTGCAAACACTGGCAGAGCTTATGCGCAAACATTTCCGGCGGGAAACCGACCGGCTCTCGCGCTTCGGTGGCGAAGAGTTCGTCATTTTCGCCAGCTATGAAGACAACAGCGAAATTCGTAACCGGCTGGAGTCTTTCCGCAAACACGTCGAACAAAGCTGCTCGGTATGCGGAGAACACGACGTTCACCTCACCATCAGTATTGGCCTTGCCACTGGCATACCGGGCCCCGACGACTCGCCAGCAGAGTTTCTCAGACAGGCAGACCAGGCGCTCTACCAGGCCAAGCAGAACGGTCGCAACCGGCTGGAAGCGCGTTCAGTGGGTTCCTGA
- a CDS encoding methylglyoxal synthase: MAVKSVALVAHDNKKKELVDWVAENRTRFAPLKLYATGTTGRLLRDNLERDDIHCLLSGPLGGDQQIGAKIAEGEIDLLVFFWDPLEPQPHDPDIKALLRIAALWNIPVACNRATAEFILTSAYMTDDQHHPKKPDFSDYTGRPVST; this comes from the coding sequence ATGGCCGTAAAATCCGTCGCTTTGGTGGCACACGACAACAAGAAAAAGGAACTGGTGGACTGGGTTGCCGAAAACCGCACCCGCTTCGCCCCGCTGAAACTCTACGCCACCGGCACCACCGGCCGGCTGCTCCGGGATAACCTGGAGCGGGACGATATCCATTGCCTGCTTAGCGGTCCGCTGGGCGGCGACCAGCAAATCGGCGCCAAGATCGCCGAGGGCGAAATCGACCTGCTGGTGTTCTTCTGGGACCCCCTGGAACCTCAACCCCATGACCCGGACATCAAGGCCCTGCTGCGCATTGCCGCGCTCTGGAACATTCCAGTGGCCTGCAACCGCGCAACTGCCGAATTCATTCTTACCTCGGCGTACATGACAGACGACCAGCATCATCCGAAAAAGCCGGACTTCTCCGATTACACCGGCCGCCCAGTGAGCACCTGA
- a CDS encoding ATP-binding protein: protein MSATTSFDWHSTPAAVWRRHRSGLRAIRRLDPVQWQDLKGIDRQQQALARNTERFLAGEPSNNALLWGSRGTGKSSLIKALLNRYQERGLRMIEVDKDDLVNLPEIVDDICELPFRFVIFCDDLSFDVGESSYKALKSVLEGSLELPPENVRVYATSNRRHLMPEFMSDNLKSEMRDGELHPAEAIEEQVSLADRFGLQLSFYAFSQAVYLQAVDALFPDFDDREGLHREAIRFATAKGVRNGRTAQQFYRQFAGEQDLGRLK from the coding sequence ATGTCCGCGACAACATCTTTTGACTGGCACTCCACACCGGCGGCTGTCTGGCGTCGGCATCGCTCGGGGCTGCGCGCCATCCGCAGGCTCGATCCGGTGCAATGGCAGGATCTGAAGGGCATCGACCGACAGCAGCAGGCTCTGGCCCGAAATACCGAGCGGTTTCTGGCCGGTGAGCCCTCCAACAACGCGTTGCTCTGGGGCTCCCGCGGCACCGGCAAGTCGTCGCTGATCAAGGCGCTGTTGAACCGCTACCAGGAGCGCGGGCTGCGGATGATCGAGGTGGACAAGGATGATCTGGTCAACCTGCCGGAAATCGTTGACGACATCTGCGAGCTGCCGTTCCGGTTTGTGATCTTCTGCGATGACCTGTCGTTTGACGTTGGTGAGTCCAGCTACAAGGCCCTGAAAAGTGTACTGGAAGGTTCCCTGGAACTGCCCCCGGAGAATGTGAGGGTGTATGCCACCTCCAACCGCCGTCATCTGATGCCGGAGTTCATGTCCGATAACCTCAAGAGCGAGATGCGCGACGGTGAGCTGCACCCGGCCGAAGCCATCGAAGAGCAGGTGTCCCTGGCGGACCGGTTCGGTCTTCAGCTTTCGTTTTATGCGTTTTCGCAGGCTGTGTACCTGCAGGCGGTGGACGCGCTGTTCCCCGACTTTGATGACCGGGAAGGCCTGCATCGGGAGGCGATCCGATTCGCCACTGCCAAGGGCGTACGCAATGGTCGCACGGCCCAGCAGTTTTACCGGCAGTTTGCCGGCGAGCAGGATCTCGGCAGGCTGAAGTAG
- a CDS encoding DUF3422 family protein yields MSARLESLDIHPLRNDLYNELHSRPFQVLPTPARVTQMAVLTTPEQRQEQFRHLQELHRLMGHPVPENEVGCFEHTFGALRVRREMHMEFASYTFINLAAGEETPFSETGITTLPEGWLEQLTGTVIAAFHLEVRPAADGTEGDLDYVRKHFEGMRLVGSSPQEGAARVWGTFRLHSDGFGRFMVMNHHMSDSQLGRLTQRLMEIETYRLMSLLALPVAREITPSLNDMDEKLAVITRSLAENEDVDEEKLLAQLTNIAARIEAFRAHSTFRFSATRAYHRLVLTRLEELREDELSGHLTLTEFMTRRLTPAVKTCEAVSERLEDLSRRVDRASDMMRTRVELAIQSQNQQLLSSMDRRSKIQLMMQHTVEGFSVVAITYYLIGLLKFGLDSVYEAGVVFNKTLVLGIAIPVVMTLVFLGVRVVHHHFIKMAKRQ; encoded by the coding sequence GTGAGCGCACGCCTGGAATCCCTCGACATACACCCGCTTCGGAACGATCTCTACAACGAGCTGCACTCAAGGCCGTTCCAGGTGCTACCGACACCGGCGCGGGTTACCCAGATGGCGGTTCTGACAACACCTGAGCAACGGCAGGAACAATTCCGGCACTTGCAGGAACTCCATCGGCTGATGGGGCATCCGGTACCGGAGAACGAGGTGGGCTGCTTTGAACATACCTTCGGTGCCCTGAGGGTGCGGCGCGAGATGCACATGGAATTCGCGTCGTACACCTTTATCAACCTGGCTGCGGGTGAGGAAACACCCTTTAGCGAGACCGGCATTACAACGTTGCCCGAGGGGTGGCTGGAACAGCTGACCGGTACAGTGATTGCGGCATTCCACCTGGAAGTACGGCCCGCTGCTGACGGAACCGAAGGCGACCTGGACTATGTACGCAAGCACTTCGAAGGCATGCGACTGGTCGGGAGCAGTCCCCAGGAGGGTGCCGCCAGGGTGTGGGGCACCTTCCGGCTACACAGTGACGGCTTTGGCCGGTTCATGGTGATGAACCACCACATGTCGGACAGCCAGCTGGGCCGTCTGACCCAGCGCCTGATGGAAATTGAAACCTACCGTCTGATGTCACTGCTAGCACTCCCCGTTGCCCGGGAAATCACGCCGTCGCTGAACGATATGGATGAAAAACTGGCCGTGATCACCCGGTCACTGGCGGAAAACGAGGATGTCGACGAAGAAAAACTGCTGGCCCAACTGACCAACATTGCGGCCCGTATCGAGGCCTTCCGGGCCCACTCCACGTTCCGTTTCTCTGCCACCCGCGCCTATCACCGGCTGGTACTGACCCGCCTGGAGGAACTACGGGAAGATGAACTCTCCGGCCACCTGACCCTGACCGAATTCATGACCCGCCGGCTGACTCCGGCAGTGAAAACCTGCGAAGCGGTGAGCGAACGGCTGGAAGACCTTTCCCGACGGGTCGACCGGGCCTCGGACATGATGCGCACCCGGGTGGAGCTGGCAATCCAGAGCCAGAACCAGCAACTGCTCAGTTCCATGGACCGGCGCTCCAAGATCCAGTTGATGATGCAGCATACGGTGGAAGGCTTCTCGGTGGTGGCCATCACCTATTACCTGATTGGCCTGCTCAAATTCGGGCTGGATTCGGTTTACGAAGCCGGTGTCGTCTTCAACAAGACCCTGGTGCTGGGCATCGCCATTCCGGTGGTAATGACCCTGGTGTTTCTTGGGGTTCGGGTGGTCCACCATCACTTCATCAAGATGGCAAAACGGCAGTAG